Proteins encoded together in one Perognathus longimembris pacificus isolate PPM17 chromosome 8, ASM2315922v1, whole genome shotgun sequence window:
- the Vamp5 gene encoding vesicle-associated membrane protein 5 isoform X2, giving the protein MAGKELERCQRQADEVTEIMLNNFDKVLERDGKLAELEQRSDQLLDMSSAFSKTTKSLAQKKRWENIRCRIYLGLVVAGGLLILLIVLLAIFLPQSNGASSPPEAQDSGAASGTGD; this is encoded by the exons gcagggaaagagTTGGAGCGATGCCAACGGCAGGCGGATGAGGTGACGGAAATCATGCTCAACAACTTTGACAAGGTCCTGGAGCGTGATGGGAAGCTGGCAGAGCTGGAGCAGCGTTCAGACCAACTCCTGGACATG AGTTCAGCCTTCAGCAAGACAACGAAGTCCCTGGCCCAGAAGAAGCGCTGGGAGAACATCCGCTGCCGGATCTACTTGGGGCTAGTAGTAGCTGGTGGCCTGCTCATCCTCCTGATCGTGCTGCTGGCCATCTTTCTACCACAGAGCAATGGAGCCAGTAGTCCCCCAGAGGCCCAAGACTCAGGCGCTGCCTCAGGAACTGGGGATTGA
- the Vamp5 gene encoding vesicle-associated membrane protein 5 isoform X3: MLNNFDKVLERDGKLAELEQRSDQLLDMSSAFSKTTKSLAQKKRWENIRCRIYLGLVVAGGLLILLIVLLAIFLPQSNGASSPPEAQDSGAASGTGD; this comes from the exons ATGCTCAACAACTTTGACAAGGTCCTGGAGCGTGATGGGAAGCTGGCAGAGCTGGAGCAGCGTTCAGACCAACTCCTGGACATG AGTTCAGCCTTCAGCAAGACAACGAAGTCCCTGGCCCAGAAGAAGCGCTGGGAGAACATCCGCTGCCGGATCTACTTGGGGCTAGTAGTAGCTGGTGGCCTGCTCATCCTCCTGATCGTGCTGCTGGCCATCTTTCTACCACAGAGCAATGGAGCCAGTAGTCCCCCAGAGGCCCAAGACTCAGGCGCTGCCTCAGGAACTGGGGATTGA
- the Rnf181 gene encoding E3 ubiquitin-protein ligase RNF181 — MASYFDEHDCEPVDPQPESRTNMLLELARSLFNRLDFGDLGLVVDWDHHLPPPAAKAVVENLPRTVINSSQAELKCPVCLLEFEEEETVVEMPCHHLFHSSCILPWLSKTNSCPLCRHELPTDDDTYEEHRRDKARKQQQQHRLENLHGAMYT; from the exons ATGGCGTCCTATTTCGATGAACATGACTGCGAGCCCGTGGACCCTCAGCCGGAGTCCCGAACCAACATGTTGTTGGAGCTGGCAAG GTCACTTTTCAATAGGCTGGACTTTGGAGATTTGGGATTGGTGGTAGATTGGGACCACCACTTGCCTCCACCAGCTGCCAAGGCTGTGGTGGAGAACCTCCCCAGGACAGTCATCAACAGCTCTCAGGCTG AGCTCAAGTGCCCGGTGTGTCTTTTGGAATTTGAGGAGGAGGAGACTGTTGTTGAGATGCCTTGCCATCACCTCTTCCACTCCAGCTGCATTCTTCCCTGGCTAAGCAAG ACAAATTCCTGTCCGCTGTGCCGCCATGAGCTGCCTACTGATGATGACACTTATGAGGAGCACAGACGAGATAAG GCtcgaaagcagcagcagcagcaccgaCTAGAGAACCTCCATGGGGCCATGTACACGTGA
- the Tmem150a gene encoding transmembrane protein 150A isoform X2, which yields MTAWILLPVSLSAFSITGIWTVSYNESCSPDPAEQGGPKTCCTLDDVPLISKCGTYPPESCLFSLIGNLGAFMVALICLLRYGQLLEQSRHSWVNTTALITGCTNAAGLVVVGNFQVDHAKSLHYIGAGVAFPAGLLFVCLHCALSYHGATTPLDLAMAYLRIVLAVIAFITLVLSGVFFVHESSQLQHGAALCEWVFVIDILIFYGTFSYEFGAVSSDTLVAALQPASGRACKSSGSSSTSTHLNCAPESIAMI from the exons ATGACCGCCTGGATCCTCCTTCCTGTCAGCCTGTCAGCATTCTCCATTACTGGCATATGGACCGT GTCCTACAACGAATCCTGCTCTCCTGACCCTGCTGAGCAAGGGGGTCCCAAAACCTGTTGCACCCTGGATGATGTCCCCCTAATCAG caAGTGTGGCACGTACCCCCCTGAGAGCTGCCTCTTTAGCCTCATTGGAAACCTGGGTGCTTTCATGG TGGCCCTGATCTGCCTCCTTCGGTATGGGCAGCTTCTGGAGCAGAGCCGGCACTCCTGGGTGAACACCACAGCGCTCATCACAGGCTGTACCAACGCTGCAGGCCTTGTGGTGGTCGGCAACTTTCAG GTGGACCACGCCAAGTCTCTGCACTACATTGGAGCTGGAGTAGCTTTCCCAGCAGGACTGCTCTTTGTCTGCCTACACTGTGCTCTTTCCTACCATGGGGCCACTACCCCCCTGGACCTGGCAATGGCCTACCTTCGGATTGTGCTGGCTGTCATCGCCTTCATCACTCTGGTCCTTA GTGGTGTCTTCTTTGTCCATGAAAGTTCTCAGCTACAGCACGGGGCGGCCCTGTGCGAATGGGTGTTTGTTATCGATATCCTCATTTTCTATGGCACCTTCAGCTATGAGTTTGGGGCCGTCTCTTCAGACACACTGGTGGCTGCGTTGCAGCCAGCCTCTGGCCGGGCCTGCAAGTCCTCGGGAAGCAGCAGCACCTCCACACACCTCAACTGCGCCCCGGAGAGCATCGCCATGATCTGA
- the Vamp5 gene encoding vesicle-associated membrane protein 5 isoform X1 yields the protein MAHAGKELERCQRQADEVTEIMLNNFDKVLERDGKLAELEQRSDQLLDMSSAFSKTTKSLAQKKRWENIRCRIYLGLVVAGGLLILLIVLLAIFLPQSNGASSPPEAQDSGAASGTGD from the exons gcagggaaagagTTGGAGCGATGCCAACGGCAGGCGGATGAGGTGACGGAAATCATGCTCAACAACTTTGACAAGGTCCTGGAGCGTGATGGGAAGCTGGCAGAGCTGGAGCAGCGTTCAGACCAACTCCTGGACATG AGTTCAGCCTTCAGCAAGACAACGAAGTCCCTGGCCCAGAAGAAGCGCTGGGAGAACATCCGCTGCCGGATCTACTTGGGGCTAGTAGTAGCTGGTGGCCTGCTCATCCTCCTGATCGTGCTGCTGGCCATCTTTCTACCACAGAGCAATGGAGCCAGTAGTCCCCCAGAGGCCCAAGACTCAGGCGCTGCCTCAGGAACTGGGGATTGA
- the C8H2orf68 gene encoding UPF0561 protein C2orf68 homolog, which translates to MEAAPDPGPGLCCKPGGRLDMNHGFVHHIRRNQIARDDYDKKVKQAAKEKARRRHTPAPTRPRKPDLQVYLPRHRDASNHPVNPDCEESGDSSSSGSSELEPPGRQLFCLEYEADSGEVTSVIVYQDDDPGRVSEEVSAHTPLDAPMQEALKLRIQEEIAKRQSQQ; encoded by the exons ATGGAGGCGGCGCCGGATCCCGGGCCCGGGCTCTGTTGCAAACCTGGCGGGCGGCTGGACATGAACCACGGCTTCGTGCACCATATCCGACGGAACCAGATCGCTCG GGACGACTACGACAAGAAGGTGAAACAGGCGGCCAAGGAGAAGGCGAGGAGGCGGCACACACCTGCGCCGACCCGGCCTCGCAAACCCGACCTCCAGGTGTACCTGCCGCGACACCGAG ATGCCTCTAACCATCCAGTCAACCCAGACTGTGAAGAGTCCGGTGATAGCAGCAGTAGTGGCAGCTCCGAGCTGGAGCCTCCTGGCCGTCAGCTCTTCTGCTTAGAATATGAGGCGGACAGTGGAGAGGTCACATCAGTTATCGTATATCAG GATGATGACCCAGGAAGGGTGAGTGAGGAGGTGTCAGCACATACACCTCTGGATGCACCTATGCAAGAAGCCCTCAAGTTGCGTATCCAGGAGGAGATTGCAAAGCGTCAGAGTCAACAGTAA
- the Tmem150a gene encoding transmembrane protein 150A isoform X1, with protein sequence MTAWILLPVSLSAFSITGIWTVYAMAVMNRHVCPVENWSYNESCSPDPAEQGGPKTCCTLDDVPLISKCGTYPPESCLFSLIGNLGAFMVALICLLRYGQLLEQSRHSWVNTTALITGCTNAAGLVVVGNFQVDHAKSLHYIGAGVAFPAGLLFVCLHCALSYHGATTPLDLAMAYLRIVLAVIAFITLVLSGVFFVHESSQLQHGAALCEWVFVIDILIFYGTFSYEFGAVSSDTLVAALQPASGRACKSSGSSSTSTHLNCAPESIAMI encoded by the exons ATGACCGCCTGGATCCTCCTTCCTGTCAGCCTGTCAGCATTCTCCATTACTGGCATATGGACCGT GTATGCCATGGCCGTGATGAACCGCCACGTGTGCCCTGTGGAGAACTG GTCCTACAACGAATCCTGCTCTCCTGACCCTGCTGAGCAAGGGGGTCCCAAAACCTGTTGCACCCTGGATGATGTCCCCCTAATCAG caAGTGTGGCACGTACCCCCCTGAGAGCTGCCTCTTTAGCCTCATTGGAAACCTGGGTGCTTTCATGG TGGCCCTGATCTGCCTCCTTCGGTATGGGCAGCTTCTGGAGCAGAGCCGGCACTCCTGGGTGAACACCACAGCGCTCATCACAGGCTGTACCAACGCTGCAGGCCTTGTGGTGGTCGGCAACTTTCAG GTGGACCACGCCAAGTCTCTGCACTACATTGGAGCTGGAGTAGCTTTCCCAGCAGGACTGCTCTTTGTCTGCCTACACTGTGCTCTTTCCTACCATGGGGCCACTACCCCCCTGGACCTGGCAATGGCCTACCTTCGGATTGTGCTGGCTGTCATCGCCTTCATCACTCTGGTCCTTA GTGGTGTCTTCTTTGTCCATGAAAGTTCTCAGCTACAGCACGGGGCGGCCCTGTGCGAATGGGTGTTTGTTATCGATATCCTCATTTTCTATGGCACCTTCAGCTATGAGTTTGGGGCCGTCTCTTCAGACACACTGGTGGCTGCGTTGCAGCCAGCCTCTGGCCGGGCCTGCAAGTCCTCGGGAAGCAGCAGCACCTCCACACACCTCAACTGCGCCCCGGAGAGCATCGCCATGATCTGA